One region of Ahniella affigens genomic DNA includes:
- a CDS encoding serine hydrolase domain-containing protein, whose product MRRLLCSALILLASGMAAAENADVASALTAIREGATESKSDAVLVMQGDQVLLEQYQNPDSRLFELMSVTKSVVALAIGALVTDGLIQSLDMPVAELYPEWKQGRKAKITVRMLMNHTSGLQDLPNTSIEIYPSPNFVQLALAAELSSDPGAEFFYSNKAMNLLAGVVEKASGQRMDVYVKERLFNAMDIEPGPWTKDQAGNPHSMAGLPLSARDLAKIGRLVLDRGRWGAQDLIAPSFVDEMLAASPKLDRYGLLWWRVPESQHYRVDAESFQMLKDAGVDADSISVLRPLDGREFDGSSALYQAVLAALGQDGEARWQSAFAAKGVRMSKVFHLNVGPIVAYEGNGYLGQYLVIVPKADLIAVRQIASRDDYQPSMGYEDFHDRVLVLARALAK is encoded by the coding sequence ATGCGCCGTTTGCTCTGTTCTGCCTTGATTTTGCTTGCGTCTGGCATGGCTGCCGCCGAGAACGCCGACGTCGCAAGCGCCCTGACAGCCATTCGTGAGGGCGCCACCGAATCCAAATCCGACGCCGTTTTGGTCATGCAGGGCGATCAGGTGTTGCTGGAGCAGTATCAGAATCCCGATTCGCGCCTGTTTGAATTGATGTCGGTCACCAAATCAGTCGTCGCACTGGCGATTGGGGCGCTCGTCACTGATGGCTTGATTCAGTCCTTGGACATGCCAGTGGCAGAACTGTACCCGGAATGGAAGCAAGGCCGGAAAGCCAAGATCACAGTACGGATGTTGATGAACCACACTTCCGGCCTGCAGGACCTTCCAAATACCTCGATCGAAATCTACCCCTCGCCCAACTTTGTGCAGTTGGCGCTCGCCGCTGAGTTGAGTAGTGACCCAGGCGCTGAATTCTTCTATAGCAACAAAGCCATGAACCTGCTCGCCGGTGTCGTCGAGAAGGCCAGCGGCCAGCGCATGGATGTCTATGTGAAGGAGCGCCTGTTCAATGCCATGGACATTGAGCCTGGCCCATGGACTAAGGACCAAGCCGGCAATCCGCACTCAATGGCAGGGCTGCCACTGTCAGCAAGAGATCTGGCGAAAATTGGCCGACTGGTGCTCGATCGGGGCCGATGGGGCGCGCAGGACCTGATCGCGCCATCGTTTGTCGACGAGATGTTGGCGGCCAGTCCGAAACTCGATCGTTACGGCCTCCTCTGGTGGCGCGTCCCCGAATCACAGCACTATCGGGTGGATGCTGAGTCCTTCCAGATGCTCAAAGACGCCGGGGTGGATGCCGATTCGATCAGCGTGCTGAGACCACTAGACGGCAGAGAATTCGATGGCAGCAGCGCACTCTATCAAGCCGTACTGGCAGCCCTTGGCCAGGATGGCGAAGCGCGCTGGCAGTCAGCGTTTGCAGCCAAGGGCGTGCGCATGAGCAAAGTGTTTCATCTAAATGTTGGTCCAATCGTTGCCTATGAAGGCAATGGCTATCTGGGCCAGTACCTGGTGATTGTTCCCAAAGCCGATCTGATTGCGGTTCGCCAGATTGCCTCACGCGATGATTATCAGCCAAGCATGGGCTATGAGGACTTCCATGACCGCGTGCTTGTGCTGGCACGCGCATTGGCCAAATAG
- a CDS encoding cold shock domain-containing protein yields the protein MAEQGVVKNFNDAKGFGFITRERGADVFVHQSAIQAEGFRSLAPGDRVSFDVVEGPKGMQAINVVKIR from the coding sequence ATGGCAGAGCAAGGTGTCGTCAAAAATTTCAATGACGCCAAGGGTTTCGGCTTCATCACTCGCGAACGCGGTGCTGATGTGTTTGTGCATCAATCGGCGATTCAGGCCGAAGGTTTTCGCTCGCTCGCGCCTGGCGATCGCGTGTCGTTCGACGTGGTCGAAGGGCCAAAAGGCATGCAAGCCATCAACGTCGTCAAGATCCGGTGA
- a CDS encoding alpha/beta hydrolase fold domain-containing protein, with product MPSLRARLIIALLKRRHWFRGQWRRPTIGSDTDIRVLRERAERGAARFGGRIDDLRIESVQFDQVAAEWLTPNANAREGLNKSILDFQTRIATEQIQRLPSDQTLLYFHGGGYVMGSIGGHRGIVAKLVRASGIRALHFDYRLAPEHPFPAALEDALTAYRGLLNVGIDPCDVAFVGDSAGAGLLLATLLALKDQAMPLPAAAAALSPWTDLACTGASYAHPDDLAPDGSFTTYAQWYAGQTPLTHPLVSPLYGVLQDLPPLFLCAGGAESMLDDTVAFAARARAAGINVTERIDPGMVHCYPLMAPLFPEATAAYQALVVFLQQNLAARAEVVPQSDDAL from the coding sequence ATGCCAAGCCTGCGCGCTCGATTGATCATCGCGCTTCTGAAGCGCCGGCACTGGTTTCGCGGTCAATGGCGGCGACCCACGATTGGTTCGGACACTGATATCCGCGTGTTGCGCGAGCGGGCAGAACGCGGTGCGGCGCGTTTTGGTGGGCGGATCGACGACTTACGGATCGAATCTGTTCAGTTCGATCAGGTCGCCGCTGAATGGTTGACGCCGAACGCCAATGCTAGGGAGGGTTTGAATAAATCCATCCTGGACTTTCAGACCCGCATCGCCACTGAACAAATTCAGAGGCTCCCAAGTGATCAGACCCTGCTCTACTTTCATGGCGGCGGCTACGTGATGGGGTCGATCGGTGGTCATCGCGGCATCGTCGCCAAGCTCGTGCGCGCGTCCGGAATTCGCGCGCTGCACTTTGACTACCGCCTCGCCCCCGAGCATCCGTTTCCGGCTGCACTGGAGGATGCACTGACGGCCTATCGCGGTCTGCTGAACGTTGGCATCGATCCGTGCGACGTTGCGTTCGTTGGCGACTCTGCGGGCGCCGGCCTCCTGCTCGCAACCTTGCTCGCGCTGAAAGACCAGGCTATGCCACTCCCGGCCGCTGCGGCGGCCCTGTCGCCGTGGACTGACTTGGCTTGCACCGGCGCATCGTACGCCCACCCGGATGACCTGGCGCCGGATGGCTCGTTCACTACTTACGCGCAGTGGTATGCGGGCCAAACACCGCTGACGCATCCGCTGGTCTCACCGCTTTATGGCGTGCTGCAGGACCTGCCACCACTATTCCTGTGCGCTGGCGGTGCGGAGTCCATGCTTGATGACACCGTCGCGTTTGCCGCTCGTGCCCGCGCTGCAGGCATCAATGTTACTGAGCGCATCGATCCGGGCATGGTGCATTGCTACCCACTGATGGCGCCGCTGTTTCCAGAGGCAACTGCGGCGTATCAGGCGCTGGTCGTGTTTCTCCAGCAAAACCTCGCCGCTCGCGCTGAAGTGGTTCCTCAGAGCGACGACGCCTTATGA
- a CDS encoding DEAD/DEAH box helicase: MTPESRAAAGAHILGYLTRQPWQSMFTQATLQRARALVSGVSLAGLFQEKSASVARFDVISSSGSTFYELELIIQHKRDALALTCDCPVGSHCKHGAAALMVIGTAAGMAKQLRELEAFITNEQVVLEAPSTRPPARLDRVSPTTPAPLSAEQLERLSAQQNLSDWQSWLNTQQARLNYFRDLRTAEPPTRLLFRLSAVAKSLRIKFSVTFPNQTTAAGKPRAPKVIRPFTYSHLDSRELNGYNVDKHDVAMLERLIPYLSMYGNHESLTLSGYGIDDIVRRLLGNYHCVIDGTQTPLRLCEALDPDLSWQETKGDKRRLQLGVADRVAMLDFGDLWYFDETNAELGPVSGLSFKHWRAIQESPELLPAASGQISHLLAGLDWPIAIPMATSKAMQSVDGPPTAHLFLQIGQSKRSNDQREWYATMRFQYGDAWVLDDRAARTVVEHDDLLDVLVITRDPIAEQRFRQIINDLGGQPPSIWPGLAKIDPQSAITIWQMPSRTATSMQSTAGFWLSLSAALASRGVTLHVPDHVSIQTIDAVVDTLQLDVQEADGLPGWFNLELGVDVDGQRVSLLPILARALDLPTLALPAAATELPDAVVHLRLDDQRHLRIPLADIRRYLAPLTEWLEQLDQRGLQLPIARSDVLADMLDQSLALRAPKTLTRLSRALRGDWKPLNPPDPEGLQAALRDYQWAGVRWLDFLAEYGLGGILADDMGLGKTMQVLAHLLAERRKQAARGDALRPSLVVMPTSLVPNWQSEAARFAPSLRVLTLHGGDRHQQFDAIAQHDLVLTTYALLHRDIDLLKRHHFGLAVFDEAQALRNASTLGARAARELMADRRLAMTGTPIENHLGELWAQTDLVLPGLFGTARDFATRYRNPIEKQQDQARKEQLHARLRPFVLRRNKSEVAKELPAKTLITRRIAIEGKQRDLYESLRLAMHKKVRQAIGKRGLNASSIIILDALLKLRQVCCDPALVKLPEAKKVGISAKREYFQEMLQELLEEGRRILVFSQFTEMLDLLEADLQHAAIAYTRLDGSTKDRAVPVQSFQSGSVPVMLISLKAGGTGLNLTAADTVIHYDPWWNPAVMRQAEDRAHRIGQDKPVFVYSLVCEDTVEDRILELQSRKAELAKAILEGGSVDAMSLDEATLNALFAPPR; the protein is encoded by the coding sequence ATGACACCAGAATCCCGCGCCGCAGCTGGGGCCCATATCCTTGGGTACCTCACCCGCCAGCCTTGGCAAAGCATGTTCACCCAAGCCACCCTGCAACGCGCGCGGGCGCTGGTCTCTGGCGTGTCGCTGGCAGGACTTTTTCAGGAAAAGAGTGCTTCGGTTGCGCGGTTCGATGTCATCTCGTCTAGCGGCAGCACCTTTTACGAGCTGGAGTTGATCATCCAACACAAGCGCGACGCGCTGGCCCTAACCTGCGACTGTCCGGTCGGCTCGCACTGCAAACACGGCGCAGCGGCATTGATGGTGATTGGCACCGCAGCAGGCATGGCAAAGCAGCTGCGCGAGTTGGAGGCGTTCATCACGAACGAACAAGTCGTTTTGGAAGCGCCGAGCACCAGGCCGCCTGCCCGCCTCGATCGAGTCAGCCCCACCACTCCCGCGCCGCTCTCGGCAGAGCAGCTCGAACGCCTTTCGGCGCAGCAAAACCTGTCCGATTGGCAGAGTTGGCTGAACACGCAGCAAGCGCGCCTGAATTACTTCCGCGATTTGCGAACTGCAGAGCCGCCCACGCGCCTGCTGTTTCGCCTCTCCGCAGTGGCGAAGAGCCTGCGCATCAAGTTTTCGGTCACGTTCCCCAATCAGACCACGGCAGCCGGCAAGCCGCGCGCGCCCAAGGTCATTCGACCATTCACGTACTCGCATCTCGATTCGCGCGAGCTAAACGGCTACAACGTCGACAAACATGATGTGGCCATGCTTGAGCGATTGATCCCGTATCTGTCGATGTATGGGAACCATGAATCGTTGACGCTTTCCGGCTACGGGATCGACGACATCGTCCGCCGCTTGCTTGGCAACTACCATTGCGTCATCGATGGCACCCAGACGCCGCTGCGCCTTTGCGAAGCACTCGATCCCGACCTGTCTTGGCAGGAAACCAAGGGTGACAAGCGCCGACTGCAACTGGGCGTCGCTGACCGGGTCGCCATGCTGGATTTCGGTGATCTCTGGTATTTCGATGAGACCAACGCCGAACTGGGGCCGGTCAGCGGGCTCTCGTTCAAGCACTGGCGCGCCATTCAGGAATCCCCTGAGCTCCTGCCCGCCGCGAGCGGCCAGATCAGTCACTTGCTCGCCGGACTGGATTGGCCGATTGCTATTCCCATGGCCACGAGCAAGGCCATGCAGAGCGTGGACGGACCACCCACTGCGCACTTGTTCCTGCAAATCGGTCAGTCTAAGCGTTCGAATGATCAACGCGAATGGTACGCCACCATGCGTTTTCAGTATGGCGACGCCTGGGTACTCGATGATCGCGCCGCGCGCACGGTCGTCGAGCATGACGATCTGCTAGACGTCCTTGTCATCACGCGTGATCCCATTGCTGAGCAGCGCTTCCGGCAGATCATCAACGACCTGGGAGGACAGCCCCCATCCATCTGGCCGGGACTCGCAAAGATCGACCCACAGAGTGCGATCACGATCTGGCAGATGCCGAGCCGCACCGCCACGTCGATGCAGAGCACGGCTGGATTTTGGCTCTCGCTCTCGGCCGCACTCGCCAGCCGGGGCGTCACCTTGCATGTTCCAGACCACGTCAGTATTCAGACCATCGACGCGGTCGTCGATACCCTGCAACTGGACGTTCAAGAAGCCGATGGCCTGCCGGGTTGGTTCAACCTCGAACTCGGCGTCGATGTGGATGGCCAGCGGGTGTCATTGCTGCCGATTTTGGCCAGGGCGTTGGACCTACCAACGCTCGCGCTACCTGCCGCGGCAACGGAGTTACCCGACGCTGTCGTTCATCTGCGCTTGGATGATCAACGTCATCTACGGATTCCGCTCGCCGATATCCGCCGCTACCTGGCACCACTGACCGAATGGCTGGAGCAACTTGACCAGCGCGGCTTGCAGCTGCCGATTGCTCGCAGCGATGTCCTTGCCGACATGCTGGACCAAAGCCTCGCCTTGCGTGCCCCAAAAACCCTGACGCGCCTTAGCCGAGCCCTACGAGGTGACTGGAAACCGTTGAACCCTCCCGACCCGGAAGGGCTGCAAGCAGCACTTCGCGACTATCAATGGGCTGGTGTGCGCTGGCTGGATTTTCTGGCGGAGTACGGCTTGGGTGGCATCCTCGCCGACGATATGGGGCTCGGCAAGACCATGCAGGTGCTGGCGCATCTTCTTGCCGAGCGCCGCAAGCAGGCCGCGCGTGGCGACGCGTTGCGTCCAAGCTTGGTCGTCATGCCCACCTCCCTGGTACCGAATTGGCAGTCCGAAGCCGCGCGTTTCGCGCCATCACTGCGCGTGTTGACGCTGCATGGTGGCGATCGCCATCAACAGTTCGATGCAATTGCTCAGCACGATTTGGTCCTGACGACCTACGCGCTGCTCCATCGCGATATTGACTTGTTGAAGCGTCATCATTTCGGCCTTGCGGTCTTTGATGAAGCCCAGGCGCTGCGCAATGCGAGCACGCTAGGCGCGCGCGCGGCACGCGAACTCATGGCCGACCGCCGTCTCGCGATGACCGGCACGCCAATTGAAAACCACTTGGGTGAACTGTGGGCACAAACCGACTTGGTGCTGCCCGGTTTGTTCGGGACGGCGCGCGACTTTGCGACGCGCTATCGCAATCCGATCGAAAAACAACAGGACCAAGCCCGCAAAGAACAGTTGCATGCACGCCTGCGGCCGTTCGTGCTGCGGCGAAACAAGTCTGAAGTGGCGAAGGAGCTGCCTGCGAAAACCCTGATCACGCGGCGAATTGCGATCGAAGGCAAACAGCGCGACTTGTACGAGAGCTTGCGGCTTGCCATGCACAAGAAGGTGCGGCAGGCCATTGGCAAGCGTGGACTGAACGCATCGAGCATTATCATTCTGGACGCACTGCTCAAGCTCCGCCAAGTGTGCTGCGACCCGGCGCTGGTCAAGCTACCCGAGGCCAAGAAAGTCGGCATCAGCGCCAAGCGCGAGTACTTCCAAGAGATGTTGCAGGAACTATTGGAGGAAGGTCGCCGGATTCTCGTGTTTTCGCAGTTCACCGAGATGCTCGATCTCCTGGAGGCCGACCTGCAGCACGCGGCAATTGCCTATACGCGACTCGATGGCAGTACCAAGGACCGCGCCGTTCCCGTGCAATCGTTCCAGTCTGGCTCGGTACCGGTCATGCTGATCAGCCTGAAAGCCGGCGGTACGGGCCTCAACCTGACGGCGGCCGACACGGTCATTCATTACGACCCGTGGTGGAACCCAGCTGTCATGCGCCAAGCCGAGGATCGGGCCCACCGAATCGGCCAGGACAAGCCGGTATTCGTCTATAGCCTCGTCTGCGAAGATACGGTCGAGGACCGCATCCTCGAATTGCAATCGCGCAAGGCCGAATTGGCCAAAGCGATCTTGGAGGGCGGCAGCGTCGATGCCATGAGCCTGGACGAAGCCACCCTGAATGCCCTGTTTGCGCCGCCGCGATGA
- the groES gene encoding co-chaperone GroES: MNLKPLHDRVVLKRMEEERVSAGGIVIPDSATEKPIRGEVVAVGPGKTLDNGSTKGLTVQVGDKVLFGKYTGTEVKINGTEYLVVREDDIFAVIG, encoded by the coding sequence ATGAACTTGAAGCCTTTGCATGACCGCGTGGTTCTGAAGCGGATGGAAGAAGAGCGCGTGTCCGCTGGTGGCATCGTCATCCCTGATTCGGCGACCGAAAAGCCGATTCGTGGCGAAGTCGTGGCCGTCGGCCCGGGCAAGACGCTCGACAACGGCAGCACCAAGGGCCTGACCGTTCAGGTCGGCGACAAGGTCCTGTTCGGCAAGTACACCGGTACCGAAGTCAAGATCAACGGCACCGAATACCTGGTCGTGCGCGAAGACGACATTTTTGCGGTGATCGGCTGA
- the groL gene encoding chaperonin GroEL (60 kDa chaperone family; promotes refolding of misfolded polypeptides especially under stressful conditions; forms two stacked rings of heptamers to form a barrel-shaped 14mer; ends can be capped by GroES; misfolded proteins enter the barrel where they are refolded when GroES binds) — MAAKEIRFAEDARARMVRGVNVLANAVKATLGPKGRNVVLEKSFGAPTITKDGVSVAKEIELADKFENMGAQMVKEVASKTSDVAGDGTTTATVLAQALIREGMKAVAAGMNPMDLKRGIDKAVAGAVDALKAQSKPCNTSKEIAQVGSISANSDHAIGELIAKAMDKVGKEGVITVEEGSGLDNSLDVVEGMQFDRGYLSPYFINNQQSMSAELDSPYILLHDKKISNVRDLLPVLEGVAKAGKPLLIIAEEVEGEALATLVVNTIRGIVKVCAVKAPGFGDRRKAMLEDMAVLTGGTVISEEVGLSLEKATIKDLGTAKKVIVSKENSTVIDGAGDAKAIKARIEQIKAQIEETTSDYDREKLQERVAKLAGGVAVIKVGAATEVEMKEKKARVEDALHATRAAVEEGVVAGGGVALVRALATISALKGDNEDQNHGIAIARRSMEAPLREIVSNAGDEPSVVLNKVAEGKGNYGYNAANGQYGDMIEFGILDPTKVTRTALQNAASIAGLMITTEAMVAELPKKEAPAGGHGHDHGGGMGGMDF, encoded by the coding sequence ATGGCAGCCAAAGAAATTCGTTTTGCTGAAGATGCCCGCGCCCGCATGGTGCGTGGTGTCAACGTCCTCGCCAATGCCGTCAAGGCCACGCTCGGTCCGAAGGGCCGTAACGTCGTGCTCGAAAAGAGCTTCGGCGCCCCGACCATCACCAAGGACGGCGTGTCCGTCGCCAAGGAAATCGAACTCGCTGACAAGTTCGAGAACATGGGCGCGCAGATGGTCAAGGAAGTTGCTTCCAAGACCTCCGACGTCGCTGGTGACGGCACCACGACCGCAACCGTGCTGGCTCAGGCCCTGATCCGCGAAGGCATGAAGGCCGTCGCTGCGGGCATGAACCCGATGGACCTGAAGCGTGGTATCGACAAAGCCGTTGCCGGCGCGGTTGACGCGCTGAAGGCGCAGTCGAAGCCGTGCAACACCTCGAAGGAAATCGCCCAGGTCGGTTCGATCTCGGCCAACTCCGACCATGCCATCGGTGAGCTGATCGCCAAGGCCATGGACAAGGTGGGCAAGGAAGGCGTGATCACGGTTGAAGAAGGCTCGGGCCTCGACAACTCGCTGGATGTCGTCGAAGGCATGCAGTTCGACCGCGGCTACCTGTCGCCTTACTTCATCAACAACCAGCAGAGCATGAGCGCCGAGCTCGACAGCCCGTACATCCTGCTGCACGACAAGAAGATCTCGAACGTTCGTGACCTGCTGCCGGTGCTCGAAGGCGTTGCCAAGGCTGGCAAGCCGCTGCTGATCATCGCTGAAGAAGTGGAAGGCGAAGCCCTGGCCACGCTCGTGGTCAACACGATCCGCGGCATCGTCAAGGTCTGCGCCGTCAAGGCCCCGGGCTTTGGTGACCGTCGTAAGGCCATGCTCGAAGATATGGCCGTGCTGACCGGCGGCACCGTGATTTCGGAAGAAGTCGGTCTGTCGCTCGAAAAGGCCACGATCAAGGATCTCGGTACCGCGAAGAAGGTCATCGTCTCGAAAGAGAACTCGACCGTCATCGACGGCGCTGGCGATGCCAAGGCGATCAAGGCCCGCATCGAACAGATCAAGGCCCAGATCGAAGAAACCACCAGCGACTACGACCGTGAAAAGCTGCAAGAACGCGTGGCCAAGCTGGCCGGCGGCGTTGCGGTGATCAAGGTCGGTGCGGCGACCGAAGTCGAAATGAAAGAAAAGAAGGCCCGCGTTGAAGACGCCCTGCACGCCACGCGTGCGGCCGTTGAAGAAGGCGTGGTGGCTGGCGGCGGCGTTGCCCTGGTGCGCGCGCTGGCCACGATCTCCGCGCTCAAGGGTGACAACGAAGACCAGAACCACGGTATCGCGATCGCCCGTCGTTCGATGGAAGCCCCGCTGCGCGAAATCGTCAGCAACGCTGGCGACGAGCCGAGCGTCGTGCTGAACAAGGTCGCCGAAGGCAAGGGCAACTACGGCTATAACGCAGCCAACGGCCAGTACGGCGACATGATCGAGTTCGGTATTCTGGACCCGACCAAGGTCACCCGCACCGCGCTGCAGAACGCCGCTTCCATTGCCGGTCTGATGATCACGACCGAAGCCATGGTGGCCGAACTGCCGAAGAAAGAAGCCCCGGCTGGCGGTCATGGTCATGACCACGGTGGTGGCATGGGTGGGATGGACTTCTAA
- a CDS encoding GNAT family N-acetyltransferase: MNAAVQVRRSALRDLPPLMAMISDHAAFEQSRIDVLDLQDRLALQLSCTKPRVLIWLAVDAQDQALGYMSATVDFSTWAGRDFLHMDCLFVVEDARGHGIGILLLQAAHAHAAEMGMMELQWQTPDWNHRARNFYLRAGANASGKWRFRLAVGS; this comes from the coding sequence ATGAATGCCGCAGTTCAGGTCAGACGCTCAGCGCTTCGGGATCTTCCACCACTGATGGCGATGATCAGTGATCACGCAGCATTCGAGCAATCACGAATCGACGTGCTCGATCTTCAAGATCGTCTGGCCCTACAACTCAGCTGTACGAAGCCACGCGTTCTGATTTGGCTGGCGGTCGATGCCCAGGATCAAGCACTCGGCTACATGAGTGCAACGGTCGATTTCTCGACCTGGGCCGGACGGGACTTCCTACACATGGACTGCTTGTTTGTTGTGGAAGACGCGAGAGGTCATGGCATCGGAATCTTGCTCTTGCAAGCCGCCCATGCACACGCGGCGGAAATGGGAATGATGGAACTACAATGGCAAACGCCTGATTGGAATCATCGCGCAAGAAACTTCTACTTACGGGCAGGCGCCAATGCTTCAGGCAAATGGCGCTTTCGGTTGGCGGTTGGGTCGTAG
- a CDS encoding rhodanese-like domain-containing protein → MSNAVTATPAATPAQAVEHFATEFSFETDCWDTHEALASGNPGFVLLDVRSPALFERGHIPGAINLPHGKIVASKLSTFPAETLFVTYCAGPHCNGAARGALRLAQLGRPVKLMAGGVTGWVDEGFGLVTGP, encoded by the coding sequence ATGAGCAATGCTGTCACCGCCACGCCTGCCGCAACACCCGCGCAAGCGGTCGAACATTTCGCCACCGAGTTTTCGTTCGAAACTGATTGTTGGGACACGCACGAAGCCCTTGCCAGCGGCAACCCCGGTTTTGTGCTCCTGGATGTGCGCAGCCCGGCGCTGTTTGAGCGCGGCCATATCCCTGGCGCCATCAATTTGCCGCATGGAAAGATCGTTGCGTCGAAATTGTCCACCTTTCCTGCTGAGACGCTGTTCGTGACGTACTGCGCGGGGCCGCATTGCAACGGTGCTGCTCGCGGGGCCTTGCGCTTGGCACAGCTTGGCCGTCCGGTGAAGTTGATGGCTGGTGGCGTAACAGGTTGGGTTGATGAAGGCTTTGGGCTGGTCACGGGACCATGA
- the ftrA gene encoding transcriptional regulator FtrA, whose amino-acid sequence MPIFKPRKKSFNPLVVALMYDGFCVFEFACVAEVFGLHRPEAGPHWYRFETCSLSGRSVTGQYGTRMQVDGDAERLLAAGTILVPGWRDYLEPPPEHLLKTLRQAHEQGARIVSICSGAFVLAASGLLNGGSATTHWRYKEEFERRFPHVTFDPNVLYTGAGRVLTSAGSAAGIDMCLHLVRSDFGAAAANLVAKRLVVAPHREGGQSQFVVAPVDRRETGGLGAVIDRIRRHLKEPLSIEIMARWAATSPRSFSRRFHHATGASPGEWVIAERVNQAKRLLEESSLGLEAIASEVGIGSATNLRHQFRKRLGLSPMTYRRRFSA is encoded by the coding sequence ATGCCAATCTTCAAACCGCGCAAGAAATCGTTCAATCCGCTCGTCGTTGCCTTAATGTATGACGGCTTCTGTGTGTTCGAGTTTGCGTGCGTGGCCGAAGTTTTTGGCTTGCATCGGCCAGAAGCGGGTCCGCACTGGTATCGATTTGAGACTTGCTCTCTCTCCGGACGCAGCGTTACTGGGCAGTACGGAACAAGAATGCAGGTGGATGGCGACGCCGAGCGCCTCTTGGCGGCGGGGACGATTCTCGTCCCCGGTTGGAGAGACTATCTGGAGCCGCCGCCTGAGCACCTCCTAAAAACATTGCGTCAAGCCCACGAGCAAGGCGCCAGGATTGTGTCAATCTGCTCAGGGGCGTTTGTGCTTGCCGCGTCTGGACTTTTGAACGGCGGCAGCGCCACCACGCACTGGCGCTACAAAGAGGAATTCGAACGCCGCTTTCCGCACGTGACGTTCGACCCCAATGTCCTCTACACCGGCGCGGGGCGGGTGCTCACCTCGGCAGGTAGCGCCGCCGGAATCGACATGTGCCTGCACCTCGTTCGATCCGACTTCGGTGCCGCCGCCGCGAACTTGGTCGCAAAGCGCCTGGTGGTCGCGCCGCATCGAGAAGGTGGCCAATCGCAGTTCGTCGTCGCGCCCGTCGATCGCCGCGAGACTGGTGGACTCGGCGCCGTGATTGACAGGATTCGCCGACACCTGAAAGAACCCTTGAGCATTGAAATCATGGCGCGTTGGGCCGCAACGAGCCCGCGATCCTTTTCGAGAAGGTTTCATCATGCGACCGGCGCATCACCAGGAGAATGGGTGATTGCCGAACGCGTCAACCAAGCAAAGCGATTGTTGGAAGAATCCAGCCTTGGCCTTGAAGCCATTGCTAGTGAAGTTGGAATCGGGTCCGCAACCAATCTCCGCCATCAGTTCCGAAAACGGTTGGGGCTCAGCCCCATGACCTATCGAAGACGGTTCTCCGCATAG
- a CDS encoding plasmid pRiA4b ORF-3 family protein, with protein MATKPAPTRYQLTITLRGTEPKIWRTFVAPFDITLSKLHLVIQIVMGWQDDHLHEFSTAKQRFCRPLDESADAGAINEARVKLDKILNEAHRTLRYTYDFGDNWEHDIKLDKILPADPAFDRPQFLKGARACPPEDCGGVYRYAHLVTILANPKHPEHEGILDWLGDNFDPEHLDGTVIEQELSEAFQKRDKAPKRAKQPKA; from the coding sequence ATGGCGACGAAACCCGCACCAACCCGCTACCAACTGACCATCACCCTCCGCGGTACCGAGCCGAAGATCTGGCGCACGTTTGTCGCGCCGTTCGACATTACGTTGTCGAAGCTCCATCTCGTCATCCAGATCGTCATGGGCTGGCAGGATGATCATCTGCACGAGTTTTCAACAGCGAAACAGCGATTCTGCCGGCCATTGGATGAGTCGGCTGACGCAGGCGCGATCAACGAAGCGCGCGTCAAGCTCGACAAGATTCTGAACGAAGCGCACCGAACCCTGCGCTATACGTACGACTTCGGCGATAACTGGGAGCACGATATCAAGCTCGACAAAATCCTCCCAGCCGACCCAGCATTTGATCGCCCCCAGTTCCTGAAAGGCGCGAGAGCCTGCCCGCCAGAGGACTGCGGCGGTGTGTACCGGTATGCCCATTTGGTGACGATCCTCGCGAATCCCAAGCATCCCGAGCACGAGGGCATTCTGGATTGGCTAGGCGACAACTTTGACCCGGAACATCTGGATGGCACTGTCATCGAACAGGAGCTCAGCGAGGCGTTTCAGAAGCGAGACAAGGCGCCGAAACGGGCGAAGCAGCCGAAGGCTTGA